From the Mesoplasma syrphidae genome, the window GAAAATTTAAAATTAAGTGCAATTCCATTATTGGAAAATGAGTTTATTTTAATTAAGCGTGGAAAACGTAAATATTTTGGAATTAAAATCTCTTAATGAATAAGTGGAAATTTATTATTTTTGGAATTTATTCTAAAAGTATAGACTTTTTTTGGAAAAATTTTATAATATAAGTAAGAAGTTAAATATGCCCTTATTTATTTAGCTTCTTGACCATAAAAATCAATATCTGACTAATTTTAAAAATATTAGATCGTTCTTTTTACACTTCATACAATGTGTATGATACATATTTATTCAACTTTCAAAAACAAATTTTCTCTCAATCTTATTTTTGAAAGCAATTTAAAAATAGAATGTGATTCTATTAACTGTTCAAAATAAAAAAAACCGCAGAATTTGCGGTTTTTTTATCTTGTTTAATTACTTGATTAAACGATTGTATCATTCAACTATTAATGCTTCGTTGATTTCGTTGTTTAATTCTTGACGTTCTGGTAAACGAACAAATTCACCTTTTAAGTTATTTTTATCAACTTTCACAAATTCAACTGTTGATTCATTATTTTGTAATGCTTCAGCAATTTTATCGTTTTTTCTCATTGATTCTTTAACTTCTAAGATGTCTCCAGGTTTTAGTTGGTAAGAAGGAATATCAACTTTTTTACCATTTACTAAAATGTGACCATGGTTAACTAATTGACGAGCCCCTTGTCTTGTCATTGCAAATCCAAGACGATAAGTAATATTATCCAATCTTGATTCTAACAATACCAAGAAGTTTGTCCCAACAATTCCTTGAATTTTTTTAGCCTTTGCAAAAGTATTTCTGAATTGTCTTTCAGTCAGCCCATACATGAATTTAACTTTTTGTTTTTCTTGTAATTGAGTTCCGTAACCAGATAATTTAGTTTTGGCTTTATCTTTTCCATGTTGACCAGGAGTAGTTACTCTTTTTTTACCTTTGCTGAATTCTTTACCATTTTCAAGAATTGAAAAACCATATCTACGAGATTTTTTGAATGTTGATCCAGTATATCTAGACATATTCATTTCTCCTATATATTTTTTTCAGCGTTAATTAAAAATATAATGAATAGATTCTATTCTAACCAGTCTACTTATTCGCTCTTACTGCAAAGAGTTACTTTGGTATAAACTTAGTAGACAGCTTTTAGAATATATCTATATGCAGAACATCTTATAAATAACTATATTATTATATCTTATTTTATTAAGTGTGCAACCTAGAATCTATTTTTTTAAATTGACAAACCAGTTCAAAAAGATGTAAGAAGGTTTCGGGTTTTAAAGTTCTATTCAAAATAACCAATTACTAATTTGGTATAATTTATGTGATGGAAAAGGTGAAGTGACGTGATTTTTAAACAACTATTGGCATGAAATATACAAAATGAGTTATCCTTATCTAATAAAATAGGCATAATAGTTTTTTTTGTTGCTCTTTTAGCCTTGGCAATTATATTTGGGTTGTTGCTACTTTATCGATCAATTCTCAATCATGCTTATGAAGCTGAAAAAACGCTTCAAAAAATTACTAAAGTTCCGGTTTATTCTCGTATTCGCCGCTTTGATGTTATTTTAGAAGTAAATCCAGAGAATAAGGAATTAAAGCAATTTTTAGATATTTGAAGTGCAAATTATTTTGCTGAGGTGTTTGATCGTCTAAGAGTGCCTTCCAAAAATTTAGAACTGTTTTTTAAAAATCCTCAAAATCGTCGTCCTTATATTTCCAATCTTTTAAAAATTCGTCAAACTCGCCGTCAAATTTCTGACATTTTTATGGCGGTGATGCAAATATATAATGAAACTGAAAAATTGATAACCTTTGAGAAAAATGATCGAGATGCACGAATTTTAACACGAATAGAATTTAATAAAATTGTTGACAGCGCGAATGTAATTCTAAAAAAAACAGATGGTAAAATGAGTCATGCTATCTTAATAAACAAGATCAAACGTTTGGAGCAGGTTAATGGAATTGTTGAGAAGAAAATTGGAGATGGCCAATTGACAAGTGCTCGTCGAATTCAGGCTTTGATGATTGAAGAACTTATTGTACTTTTAAAGGTTATGGACTTAAACAAACGAGCAGAAGAAGAAATTGAGAAAGTTTTTTCAACACGTATTAGCGAAATTAAAAGGGATTTGGATCGCTATATTTTGAGCAACGAGGATTTTAATAAAGCTCAAAAAATGTTTGCAGATTTTGTTGAAAAGTTTGAAGCTCAAAAAAAGAGTTTTTATGATTCAATGTTTCTTTT encodes:
- the rpsD gene encoding 30S ribosomal protein S4 — encoded protein: MSRYTGSTFKKSRRYGFSILENGKEFSKGKKRVTTPGQHGKDKAKTKLSGYGTQLQEKQKVKFMYGLTERQFRNTFAKAKKIQGIVGTNFLVLLESRLDNITYRLGFAMTRQGARQLVNHGHILVNGKKVDIPSYQLKPGDILEVKESMRKNDKIAEALQNNESTVEFVKVDKNNLKGEFVRLPERQELNNEINEALIVEWYNRLIK